A genome region from Mauremys reevesii isolate NIE-2019 linkage group 12, ASM1616193v1, whole genome shotgun sequence includes the following:
- the ARCN1 gene encoding coatomer subunit delta isoform X1 → MGPGPPCTPAAVLLAAAVCTKAGKAIVSRQFVEMTRTRIEGLLAAFPKLMNTGKQHTFVETESVRYVYQPMEKLYMVLITTKNSNILEDLETLRLFSRVIPEYCRALEENEISEHCFDLIFAFDEIVALGYRENVNLAQIRTFTEMDSHEEKVFRAVRETQEREAKAEMRRKAKELQQARRDAERQGKKAPGFGGFGSSAVSGGTTAAMITETIIETEKPKVAPAPARPSGPSKALKLGAKGKEVDNFVDKLKSEGENIMTSSVGKRSSETAKVLAPPINMESVHMKIEEKISLTCGRDGGLQNMELHGMIMLRILDEKFARIRLHVENEDKKGVQLQTHPNVDKKLFTAESLIGLKNPEKSFPINSDVGVLKWRLQTTEESFIPLTINCWPSESGNGCDVNIEYELQEESLELNDVVITIPLPSSVGAPVIGEIDGEYRHDSRRNLLEWCLPVIDAKNKSGSLEFSIAGQPNDFFPVQVSFISKKNYCNIQVTKVTQVDGNSPVRFSTETTFLVDKYEIL, encoded by the exons ATGGGGCCTGGCCCGCCCTGCACCCCAGCAGCG GTGCTCTTGGCGGCAGCCGTCTGCACAAAGGCAGGGAAGGCCATAGTTTCTCGGCAGTTCGTGGAGATGACTCGAACCCGCATTGAGGGGCTGCTGGCAGCCTTCCCCAAACTTATGAACACTGGGAAACAACACACTTTTGTGGAGACAGAGAGTGTGCGATATGTATATCAGCCAATGGAGAAGCTGTATATGGTATTGATCACCACCAAAAACAGCAATATCCTGGAAGACCTAGAAACACTCCGGCTATTCTCTAGAGTG ATTCCCGAATATTGCCGAGCTCTGGAGGAGAACGAGATCTCTGAGCACTGCTTTGACCTGATTTTTGCCTTTGATGAAATTGTTGCTCTGGGCTACCGTGAGAACGTAAACCTGGCACAAATTCGGACCTTCACAGAGATGGACTCACATGAAGAGAAGGTGTTCCGAGCAGTCAGAGAG ACTCAAGAGCGTGAGGCAAAGGCTGAAATGCGCCGTAAAGCCAAGGAGTTGCAGCAGGCCCGAAGGGATGCAGAGAGACAGGGCAAAAAAGCACCAGGCTTTGGTGGATTTGGCAGCTCGGCTGTGTCTGGGGGTACAACTGCGGCCATGATCACAGAGACCATTATTGAAACAGAGAAGCCCAAAGTGGCACCAGCACCAGCCAG ACCATCAGGTCCCAGTAAGGCTTTGAAGCTTGGAGCTAAAGGGAAGGAGGTGGACAACTTTGTGGACAAGCTGAAATCAGAAGGAGAAAATATCATGACCTCTTCTGTAGGCAAGCGCTCCTCAGAGACAGCCAAGGTTCTCGCTCCACCCATTAACATGGAGAG TGTGCATATGAAAATCGAGGAGAAGATTTCCTTGACTTGTGGCCGTGATGGTGGGTTACAGAACATGGAGCTGCACGGCATGATCATGCTGAGGATCTTAGATGAAAAGTTTGCCCGGATTCGGCTCCATGTAGAAAATGAAGACAAGAAGGGGGTACAGCTACAG ACTCACCCAAATGTGGACAAGAAACTTTTTACTGCTGAATCTCTGATTGGCTTGAAGAACCCAGAGAAATCATTCCCTATTAACAGTGATGTTGGGGTGCTGAAATGGAGGTTGCAGACCACAGAAGAGTCTTTCATTCCACTGACAA TTAACTGCTGGCCATCGGAAAGTGGGAATGGTTGTGACGTTAACATTGAATATGAGCTGCAAGAGGAGAGCCTAGAACTGAATGATGTGGTCATCACAATCCCATTGCC GTCCAGTGTTGGCGCCCCAGTGATTGGAGAGATTGATGGGGAGTATCGCCATGACAGCCGAAGGAATCTCCTTGAATGGTGCCTGCCAGTGATAGATGCCAAAAACAAGAGTGGCAGCCTGGAGTTCAGCATAGCCGGGCAGCCCAATGACTTCTTCCCGGTGCAAGTCTCCTTCATCTCCAAAAAGAATTACTGCAACATACAG GTTACCAAAGTGACCCAGGTAGATGGGAACAGCCCTGTAAGGTTTTCCACTGAGACCACCTTCTTGGTGGACAAATACGAAATCCTGTAA
- the ARCN1 gene encoding coatomer subunit delta isoform X2, translating to MVLLAAAVCTKAGKAIVSRQFVEMTRTRIEGLLAAFPKLMNTGKQHTFVETESVRYVYQPMEKLYMVLITTKNSNILEDLETLRLFSRVIPEYCRALEENEISEHCFDLIFAFDEIVALGYRENVNLAQIRTFTEMDSHEEKVFRAVRETQEREAKAEMRRKAKELQQARRDAERQGKKAPGFGGFGSSAVSGGTTAAMITETIIETEKPKVAPAPARPSGPSKALKLGAKGKEVDNFVDKLKSEGENIMTSSVGKRSSETAKVLAPPINMESVHMKIEEKISLTCGRDGGLQNMELHGMIMLRILDEKFARIRLHVENEDKKGVQLQTHPNVDKKLFTAESLIGLKNPEKSFPINSDVGVLKWRLQTTEESFIPLTINCWPSESGNGCDVNIEYELQEESLELNDVVITIPLPSSVGAPVIGEIDGEYRHDSRRNLLEWCLPVIDAKNKSGSLEFSIAGQPNDFFPVQVSFISKKNYCNIQVTKVTQVDGNSPVRFSTETTFLVDKYEIL from the exons ATG GTGCTCTTGGCGGCAGCCGTCTGCACAAAGGCAGGGAAGGCCATAGTTTCTCGGCAGTTCGTGGAGATGACTCGAACCCGCATTGAGGGGCTGCTGGCAGCCTTCCCCAAACTTATGAACACTGGGAAACAACACACTTTTGTGGAGACAGAGAGTGTGCGATATGTATATCAGCCAATGGAGAAGCTGTATATGGTATTGATCACCACCAAAAACAGCAATATCCTGGAAGACCTAGAAACACTCCGGCTATTCTCTAGAGTG ATTCCCGAATATTGCCGAGCTCTGGAGGAGAACGAGATCTCTGAGCACTGCTTTGACCTGATTTTTGCCTTTGATGAAATTGTTGCTCTGGGCTACCGTGAGAACGTAAACCTGGCACAAATTCGGACCTTCACAGAGATGGACTCACATGAAGAGAAGGTGTTCCGAGCAGTCAGAGAG ACTCAAGAGCGTGAGGCAAAGGCTGAAATGCGCCGTAAAGCCAAGGAGTTGCAGCAGGCCCGAAGGGATGCAGAGAGACAGGGCAAAAAAGCACCAGGCTTTGGTGGATTTGGCAGCTCGGCTGTGTCTGGGGGTACAACTGCGGCCATGATCACAGAGACCATTATTGAAACAGAGAAGCCCAAAGTGGCACCAGCACCAGCCAG ACCATCAGGTCCCAGTAAGGCTTTGAAGCTTGGAGCTAAAGGGAAGGAGGTGGACAACTTTGTGGACAAGCTGAAATCAGAAGGAGAAAATATCATGACCTCTTCTGTAGGCAAGCGCTCCTCAGAGACAGCCAAGGTTCTCGCTCCACCCATTAACATGGAGAG TGTGCATATGAAAATCGAGGAGAAGATTTCCTTGACTTGTGGCCGTGATGGTGGGTTACAGAACATGGAGCTGCACGGCATGATCATGCTGAGGATCTTAGATGAAAAGTTTGCCCGGATTCGGCTCCATGTAGAAAATGAAGACAAGAAGGGGGTACAGCTACAG ACTCACCCAAATGTGGACAAGAAACTTTTTACTGCTGAATCTCTGATTGGCTTGAAGAACCCAGAGAAATCATTCCCTATTAACAGTGATGTTGGGGTGCTGAAATGGAGGTTGCAGACCACAGAAGAGTCTTTCATTCCACTGACAA TTAACTGCTGGCCATCGGAAAGTGGGAATGGTTGTGACGTTAACATTGAATATGAGCTGCAAGAGGAGAGCCTAGAACTGAATGATGTGGTCATCACAATCCCATTGCC GTCCAGTGTTGGCGCCCCAGTGATTGGAGAGATTGATGGGGAGTATCGCCATGACAGCCGAAGGAATCTCCTTGAATGGTGCCTGCCAGTGATAGATGCCAAAAACAAGAGTGGCAGCCTGGAGTTCAGCATAGCCGGGCAGCCCAATGACTTCTTCCCGGTGCAAGTCTCCTTCATCTCCAAAAAGAATTACTGCAACATACAG GTTACCAAAGTGACCCAGGTAGATGGGAACAGCCCTGTAAGGTTTTCCACTGAGACCACCTTCTTGGTGGACAAATACGAAATCCTGTAA